CTCAGGGAGCTTCTTAACTTCGTAAACTGGCTCAAGCTTAAAGGTTACATCGTCGAGGAGGTCGATTCAGAGGAATACCACCGCTCGCTCCTTCCGGGGATGAGCTACTTCTCAAGGGGAGAGCTCTACATGGTCGGGGACAGGCTCACCCTCGGAAAGTTTCACTTCGTCTTTGCGAGGGAACTCAACCGCTTCTGGGACGTGGAAACCTTTGTGGCCAAGAGAGAGGAGGTAGAGATACTGGAAAGCAGGCGGAAGAAAACCCACCGGGAGGTTGAGATACACCTCGGCCGGCTGAGGGTCAGGCACGTCTACACCGGATTCGCCGTCAAAGGGGCCGATACCGGCAACTACGTTAGGGAACTGCTGAGATTGAAGGAGAGGGGGATTCTTAGGGCCGGGATACACTCCCCTATGACCGGCGAGAGAGTGGATGCGGAGGAGGACTTCTCGATCCTCAACTGGGAGAAGTTCGCGAAGGTTGAGTTCGAGGAACCCTACGTAAGGGAGTTTGAGACCGAGGGTATATGGCTCGTTTTTCCGGATTCAATACGGGAAGTCACGAGCGAGGAGTTCCGGGAGTTCTTTGACGTGGCCGCTGAGAAGGGCTTTGAAGACCCAGCCTTTGCCCTCTATACCAACCTCGACAGAAGGAAGCTCTTTCCGCTCTACCTCGGGACGACCACCCATGTCATAAAGAAGAGCATCGGCGACGCCCTCCAGAGGCTTGGAATCAGCGATGAGGAACTGGCCTTTGCGATAAAGAAGATGATCGACAGCAAGGATGGAATCGGCTCGGCACTTCACGCGATAGAACACAACATGATAAAAATCGCACCCATTTTCACCTACATTGACAGCAGGGAGCTCGGCGGCTACAGCTACGCGAGCTTTCCGGGCCTGCCCCACGCAGGAAGGCCGGTCGTGTTCATCTACGACGGGAACGAAGGGGGCGCGGGGCTCGCCCCGATACTCTATGAGAACGCCGAGAAGCTGATGGAGAAGAGCCTCGAACACCTCCGTTCCTGCTCCTGCAGGGACGGCTGTCCAGTCTGCGTACTCTCGCCGAAGTGTGGCACCTTCAACGAGTTCCTGGACAAATGGGCCGCGATAAGGGTCTGGGAGAGGATTCTGGAGGAAGAAAAAAGCGAGTGATGGCAGGATTTTTACACCCCTTGCTCTTTACACCCCATGTAAATTACACGGGGTGTAAAAATCAGACCTCACGCATAAACAGCGGCCTCAGCCTCGCCCTCCCCCTAGTCTTCTCTGTCAAAAGCCCCATCAAGCTTTCCGCTTCGCCCTTCCTCGTCTCGACGGTGAACTTTACCAGCTCCCCATACTCTTCGCCGACCACTCTTCCTCCAGCCCTCTCAACGGTCTCTTTAACCGTGTGAAAGAGATTGTAGGGAAAGGTAACCTCAAACCGCTCCGTTTCATATACCTCCACTATCCCCGCGTTCTCGATGGCCAGGCTGGCCGCGTCGCTGTAGGCCTTGACCAAACCACCGTATCCAAGCTTTATGCCGCCAAAGTAGCGAGTGACAACGACAACGACGTTGCTCAAACCCTTGTTCTGGATAACCTTGAGAACTGGCTTTCCCGCACTGCCCTTTGGCTCGCCGTCGTCATCGTAGCGAACCGCGAAGTTCTTTCCGT
This sequence is a window from Thermococcus sp.. Protein-coding genes within it:
- a CDS encoding YigZ family protein: MDYRTLKKIGTAELVIKKSVFIGYASPAKTEEEAKAFIAKIKAHHGDATHNVSAYLINDGKNFAVRYDDDGEPKGSAGKPVLKVIQNKGLSNVVVVVTRYFGGIKLGYGGLVKAYSDAASLAIENAGIVEVYETERFEVTFPYNLFHTVKETVERAGGRVVGEEYGELVKFTVETRKGEAESLMGLLTEKTRGRARLRPLFMREV